In the Mesoplodon densirostris isolate mMesDen1 chromosome 6, mMesDen1 primary haplotype, whole genome shotgun sequence genome, TGGATGTCAAATAACTCCTGTCTCCTTTCTGCCCCCTACTTTCCACAGCAGAATGTAAAAGATTAAACAGGGTTGGtgattttcaactttttaatttttttcagcactAATACCCATTTCTCAGATCTCTCGCTGaatcctaaaattaaaaaaaaaaaaaacagataaaagtgGAACTGCCCTAGTAAGGCCTCCCCCTCACCACTCTctaacccccacccccaaacccccaGTCTCCTCCGGGTGAATTGGACTGCAAGGCCCCTAGGCAGCCCTGCCCTTTTGCTTCTGATAAGCAGAAGGCATTTGCTTCCTCAGCCTTCTAAAGTAGATGTGGGGTTGAAGCCAGTGGAATGCAGCTTTGGATTCCAGAAGCTGGGGGCCTGCTGCTGTAAAGATTCTCTGGAAAGTGAGTTAGAGACCTAAAGACCTACCTTCAAAATATGATGTGACTCTGCAGAATGACGTTGAGCaagtcagttaacctctctgagcctccgtctCCTTATCATTAAAAGTTAGAACAATTCTCTGcaattaaatgggataatatatatgtgtaaagtACCTAgtgcagtgcccagcacacaacATACACTCAGTATGTTTTTCTCTGATACCCTCCATCTCTCCGAGGCAGAGATAGTATAGGCAGAGCAACGCCTACTGAATCAAGTGTTTATCAGTAGTATGGGGTATGGTAGGTATAACCCTGCACCCATTGTCTACAACAAACTCAAATTCTGGCTCAGTcgctagctgtgtggtcttgggcaagtgacttaacctctctgagctgggCTAATCCTTGGCAGACCTAACAGCAAAATCTTGCACAAAATGGGCACTCAGGACTTTGTATCTGCTAAATGCTTGCTCATATGGGGGTTGGGATATCTTTGGGGAGGCCTGGCTTGCCCCTGGGTCAGATGATGTGGCTGGCCCAGGGGTGTGGTGGTGGAGTGGATCCTGTGTGGCTCCTGATAACCCCAACCCCGCCAAGAAGAAGGATCAGATGAAACAGGCCCCTGAGCTAGTTGGGAGGGAGCCACGGGGCCTGGGAGGCtggaggacagggggaggggaagacatCATCAGTGTACTAAAGGACCCCCCACCAGGCCCAGAGAGTGTGCAGCCGTGGGTaagtccctgcccctctctgggccttgaggTCCCATTCATACAAGGAGAGATTGGTGGCTCTTTGTTTTCCCCCTACTTGGCTGTTAGGCACCTCCAAAAGGAAGCGTCTAAAACGGagctccccacctcctctctctccaagCTCGCCTCCCCACCGCCCTCTTCCTGCCTGTCCCTGTCCCCGCTGCCCTCCAGGTCAAGCAAGCTAGCGCATCCGCCCCAAGAGACTGCCTCTTGGCCGCCTTAGGATGGCCCCTCCTCCCTACCCCTCTCGCCCCACAGCCTCTGTCCTGCTCTGCTTCTAGTCAGCTCTGCTCAGGCTGCAAGAATTATCTTCCTAAAGCCAGGCTCTGAGCaggcccctgccccgccccctgctCAGAAATCTTCCCTGTCCTCGTTCTGGCCGCCCCTCCCCTGCAAACATATCCTCGATTGCCTCTTCAGTCCTCAGAGCAGTCCACAGCCCGTCCTCCTGGCCCCTTCTTTCCCCTCCGGAGGGaacattctcccctttccctctgccaaGCCGAGCCCACTCATCCTGCAAAACCGAGTTCTAGTCCTGTCTTCTTCCAACAAGCTTCTGACCTCCTAACTCACATTGGAAGTCATGGTTCCTTCATGGTAGGCTCGGCCTCTCCGAGATGCTCTCAGTCAGCCCGACCCCCTGGGACTGCGGTGCCCACTGGATGAGAAATCATGTGTGCGAGTGCCCAGCgtggcctggcacatagtaggtgctcaagaaacaaACGTTAATGCCCCAGCTTCCTTCTGTCTTACACCCCTTATTTGGCATTTAGGGCACATTGTCTTGTACTTCATGTGGGTAAATACATTTACTGTGTGGCAGAGTGCTGTGCAGGAGGCAAACATGAACTAAGTGTGGATCCTGTCCTGCAGAAGCTCTGCCTACTGGGATGAGATAAGATAAGGCCACAGAGAACTGAGGTATTAGAGAGAGTATGATCTGGGCAAGAAGAGATGCtgcaggggagagggaaggaggggccgCCTGGTGGAGAACCTGGTAGGATTTGGGGATGGGGAAGTTGTGGAAAGAGCACCAGCCTCCTAGGGAAAGAGGGTGAGTGGAACGCAGCCAAGTGTGCTTGGGGAGCGGCAGGAGGCTCTCGGGCTGGAAAAGCAGCCTCCGTGGCCACTCCACAGGCGTGTCTGTCTGTCGGTGCGATTTAATCCTCTTAGTGTGTGTCCGTGTACCAAGGGGTTAACAGTGTTTTCCCCTAGAGGTAGAATTACaggaaatttttctctttttgcttatctgtacttttctaaaatttctgccATGGCCATGGACATTGTTCATGGAATAGGCAAAGTTTAAGTGGTGGCTCGATCAGGGCTTCTCATAGTAATGTCCAGTCCATCCCAGACTGATTCTTTGATAAAATGCAATGAAAAGGAATTATTAGAGAcatgttgctttaaaaaaagagaccaaataaaatacaaacccacattttaatattattagaTTCAACTTGCTCTGGAAGTTTCTGAAAGTTTCTGAAGTTTCATGAAAGTGTCTACTTATCTTGGTGCACACCGGCAGGGACTGGTGAACCCCACTAGGAGTAGCACTGGGGTAGAGAGCAGGGGAAGCAGGAATCTGGAAAAGCCTGCAGGTATGTGACCACCTCCCGATGCCAGGGACCACGTCTCATGCGCCTCTTGTCACCCTCACAGAGCTGAGCACGAGGCAGACCCCCCAAGAGCCCTCAGTTCCAGCCACCCGGCTGCCGTGTGTCCCCCCTGCCCACCATGCAGCCCCAGTCGGTCCTGCACAGCGGCTACTTCCACCCACTACTTCGGACGTGGCAGGCAACCACCACCAGCCTCAGTGCTTCCAGCCTCATCTACCCCATCTTTGTCACGTGAGTCCACAAACGAGCCAGGTCTCTGATCGGCAGGGGGTGGGTTGAGTGTGTGTGCAGGCACGTGAACAGAGCAGGTGTCTGTGTTGCGGGGATAAAGTGGGCTGTCAGCTTGGAGCTCAAGGTATTGGAAGTGGCCTACTGGGTTAAGGACagccattaagaaaaaaacaaaccttgaAGAGAATACAGTCTTcccatttggaaaataaaaataacccttGCCTGAGGGTTGCCTGTTACCTGTTGGGTAACCAGGCAAGGTTACCCTTGCCTGTTGCAAAAACTCATCCTGAGTTTTTGCAACAAGATAGAAGCCAAGACGATGTTTAGTTGGCTGTAAAGTACTATGTACATGTCAGAGGTGGCAGTCATGATAGTACAGCTGATACATATTGAGGGCTTACTGTGTCCCAGGTACTAGTATACTAAGCACCTATGTATATTATCTCATTCCACCCTGACAGTATTCATACGAGAAAAATAGGGATATTATCCCTTAGAATGTCATctccacgagggcagggatttttgtctgttttgttcactgttgtgttgccagagcctagaacagtacctgacacataataagtgctcaataaatatttgttgaatgaatgaatgaatggacccAGGATACAGATGAAGGCCCTGAGGCTCAAAGAGTACCATTTGGCCAAGGTCGCCCAGTCAGTAAGTGGCTAGGATAGCGAGCAAGGACCTTCTGAAATCAGTGTCCAAGTTCTTAACCACTTGACTCCATCCTAGGAGTACTGTTCTTTGAGTACAGTTGCTTGTTGTCACTGTTATTCTTGTTCCTGTTATTATTTCAGGCCCTGGGCTTGGCCAGGCAGGGGAACCAGACACTGGATCCCATCTTCCTCCCACCATCTCCACCTCCATATTCCTTCCGAGTTTCCCAACCATCCCTCCCAATCACCCCCTCACCACTGGCCCTTCCCACAGCTACCAATCCATAGCCCATCCCCCGCTCTTACAGGGATGTTCCTGATGACAAACAGCCTATCGCCAGCCTCCCAGGAGTGGCCAGGTAGGAGACggagtggggagggcagggtTATGATGGAGGGAGCAATTTCACAGGTGGAGGTGACAGGAAGCAGAAGCCGACCCAGAAGGTAGAAGATCCAGAGAGGCTGACATCAGCTCAGAAGGACTGTCTCGGGGGGCAGAGTTGTTCCACAACAAAAGAGGCAGCCTCGGGCAGTAATGAGCTACCTGTCACCAGAGGCGCCATAGCAGAGGAACGCTGAACTTCAGACGGGAGTTCAATAACAGAACCTTGAAGGGGCCTTCCACAGCTGAATCCCATAGCTCTGCTACGTGGGGCCTCGGTTTTCCCACCTGTTTGGTGGGTGCATTCCTGCCCCTCCATGTACTGTGAGGCTTGAGCCCTCCTGGTGCCATGTGCACCTTGACTCTTAACAGAGGCACAGGCCAGAGGGGTGGCGGGACCCTAGCCTGGGACCTGCCTCACTTCAGCCCCTCCATGCAGGTATGGTGTGAACCGGCTGGAAGAGATGCTGAAGCCCCTGGTGGAGGAGGGCCTGCGCTGTGTCCTAGTCTTCGGCGTCCCCAGCAGAGTTCCCAAGGTGACAAATCAGAGGAGGGgtcagagggaaggggagggggaggctgggtGAGGACAAGCTGAGGTTCCACACTGATCACACCCTCGCTCCAGCCTTGTGCTGGCCCTGGGGCCACCGGTGAACGGACACAGCCACTGCCCTTGAAACAGCAGCCACGTAGGATCAGGAAGCTAAGTAGGGCTGCAGCTCTGAATGGGCAAGTCAGGTTTccctctgcaaaatgggaacGGTCCTCCCCATGCCTCCTCATTCAGGGGCGGTCGTGGTGATAAAGGAGAGGGCCGGGGCTGTGCCCTGGTGGCTGGCCACTGTGCCTCCCAAAGGCTTCCTGTGACTTTGTCCTTCCGCTTTGTCCTTCCCCTGTCCCTAGGATGAGCGGGGCTCTGCGGCAGACTCCGAGGACTCCCCGACTATCGAGGCCATCCGTCTGTTGCGCAAGAACTTCCCCGGCCTCCTGGTGGCCTGCGACGTGTGCCTGTGCCCCTACACCTCCCACGGTCACTGCGGTGAGCTTCCCTCCTTCCACCAGCCCTGTTGCCACCAGCACTCCCGCTGCGGTGGAGACGGGCCAAGGCCCGGGATGCTCCCCCAAACCCAGCTGTCTGTCCTGCAGGGCTTCTGAGTGAGAATGGGTCGTTCCAAGCTGAGGAGAGCCGCCAGCGGCTGGCAGAGGTGGCGCTGGCCTATGCCAAGGCAGGTGAGTGAGCCACCAGCAGGGATGGGCACCCCTGGGTCGGGGAGGCGGCAGGGCGGATAGGAGGGTCCCAGAGTTCTGAAGGCCACCCTCTGCCCTTTAGGATGTCAGGTGGTGGCCCCGTCGGACATGATGGACGGACGCGTGGAAGCCATCAAGGAGGCTCTGATGGCACATGGATTTGGCAACAGGGTAGGGGCAGGGGTGCAGGCAGCACGTGGGGAGGTAAGAGAGCCTGGACCAGACCTGCCCCTGTGTCTGCACCTCACACAGAGAAAGCAAGGCCCAGAGCTCCAGTGGGACTAGGACACAGGCCTCTACTTCCGGCCtgggtcctttctctccctttcactTCACCCTGGGACATCTGGAGGGCTGGCTGAGCCAAGACCCCTATTATCTGCCCATAGGTATCAGTGATGAGCTATAGTGCCAAATTCGCTTCCTGTTTCTATGGACCTTTCCGGTGAGTGGGGATGGGCAGGGGTCTGCTGTTGAATCCCTGACCCGTTAACCCAAAGCTGGAGCCCACCCTGGTGTCTCTGCTTCCCAGGGACGCAGCTCAGTCGAGCCCAGCTTTTGGAGATCGCCGCTGCTACCAGCTGCCGCCCGGAGCACGAGGCCTGGCCCTCCGCGCGGTGGTGAGTGACCAGAGCGCCAGCCCCGCCCGGCCTGTCCCCCTGTCACCTCGCCTCCCAGGCACTGCCCACACCATAACTCATCCCTTAGAACCGGGATGTACGGGAAGGAGCTGACATGCTCATGGTGAAGCCAGGAATGCCCTACCTGGACATCGTGCGGGAGGTAAAGAACAAGGTGAGCACAGGGCAGAGGCCAGAGGGGGCTCGGGGAGATGAGAGTGTGTCCACAGATTCTGGGCCCTTTGATCGAGGGACTGCAGAATCTCTGGAGTTGAGCAATCTGCCCGGGAACAGGAATCCCCAGCACCCCCCCTCATCCCCCGTCCCTGTCCCCGCCCAGGAACCACTGTGGGCCTCTGCGCCAGGGCTTGCAGGAGCCTTTGAACAGCTCTGCTTTAACAGCTCGAGGATGGGCCAGGCCGGCAGCAGCAGTGACTCAGGGCTTGGGGCTCAAGACGGTCACACATTGAGCAGGGAGGAAGGGATATTCCCAGAGGCATGCCCACCCCCACTTCAACCTGCCTGCCCCCCGCTGCTTCTCCGCAGCACCCTGAGCTCCCTCTCGCCGTGTACCACGTTTCTGGAGAGTTTGCCATGCTGTGGCATGGAGCCCAGGCCGGAGCGTTTGATCTCAAAGCTGCTGTACTGGAGGTCATGACTGCCTTTCGCAGAGCAGGTGAGCAAGCAGAGGTGGGAGTTTTTGACATGTGCCGCAGGGACTGATAGGCACTTTGCCCAGATAGGGAAATAGTCATGAGACAGCCTGGAGTCTCCTGCCTGGAAATGCCAGAGATCTAAACAGACAGGCTGGGGAAGAGACATGAAACCGCAGGACAGAATGTGGAACAGTGAAGCACGCACAGCCCTctgttattttttggttttgagaCCTTGGCCAAGCCACTTCTCTAACTTCAGTGTCCTTGTCCACGAACTAGGGATAAGATAGCTGGTGCGTGGTTGtcaagaggattaaatgaggtgctACATGTAATTGGCGTATGCTTGTCCCTTCATAAATAGGAGCTGGTTTTGTTGGTAAAGCATACAGCGTGGGGAGGGAACTCACAGATTACCTGTTTCCCCCACTGTGCAGTTTTATACATtggcaaactgaggcccagaaggagaaaatgccttccccaaggtcacactacGTACAGAGCTAGGACTCACCGGAACTGAACTCAGTCTTAGGTTGTGACACCCGTGGGCTGTGCCTTTTCATGGTAGCCTTCTTCCCACCACCGGCCCTCATCTCCCAGAAGGTATTCCCCGAGCTGATGCCCTGCCCTTCCCCTGCTCCCCGCTTGTCTCCCAACACAGGTGCCGACGTCATCATCACCTACTACACGCCTCAGCTATTGCAGTGGCTGAAGGAGTAATGGAGAAAGTGTGCAAGACCCAAGAACTAGAACTTTTTAATTCCTGAGCCTTGGAGAAGTGAAAACCAAAGTAAACGATGCTTTTAGAACTGTGTGCTCTTGCCCTCTTCATGCTTACGTGCTGGCAGGTGCCCAGAAGCCCTGGGTGGTTTCTGCCAGCGTGCCATATCTTCCCACTCACAGCCACATCCTCATGGGCTCTCCTAGGCTTCCCTACCCCTCCCCTGGGTCAACCCTGAGGCTCACCTCTGCCACCCCAGCTCCTTCCTCAGGGGTGGCTTCAGCTTGAAAGCCACCAGGAATCATGGGCATTGGCTCAGTGGGGCCTGGGAGAAAGGCTTGGAGCATTAAAGGAAAAGGAGGGCAGTTGAATCTTGGACCCTCAGAAGCTCTGGAAAGCTCAAGGCCTCTGGCAGCAGAGCTGGGCACACTGGGATTGAGGCTTAGATTGACACCCTGGGTTTAGAGTT is a window encoding:
- the ALAD gene encoding delta-aminolevulinic acid dehydratase is translated as MQPQSVLHSGYFHPLLRTWQATTTSLSASSLIYPIFVTDVPDDKQPIASLPGVARYGVNRLEEMLKPLVEEGLRCVLVFGVPSRVPKDERGSAADSEDSPTIEAIRLLRKNFPGLLVACDVCLCPYTSHGHCGLLSENGSFQAEESRQRLAEVALAYAKAGCQVVAPSDMMDGRVEAIKEALMAHGFGNRVSVMSYSAKFASCFYGPFRDAAQSSPAFGDRRCYQLPPGARGLALRAVNRDVREGADMLMVKPGMPYLDIVREVKNKHPELPLAVYHVSGEFAMLWHGAQAGAFDLKAAVLEVMTAFRRAGADVIITYYTPQLLQWLKE